TAAGGACGAAAGAAGCATGAAGTAAGAATTCGTCTTCATCTCTCACATCACCAcccaaatactaaacaaataaattatattattgatcatattattggttgttttgttttcattccCTTGTTTCACCAAGTTTGAGCATCCCAAGTTTCATATAAGAcgcaattaatatataattattatgtgaactcatacaaaatatatattcgtttCGGAAACTAGTATACTCATTAACCATACAAATTTTGTCTTTTCTGAAAATTGATCTATATAGTTTTTAAtcataatatgtttacttttagacttttagttaaTACTATATAAgttcaataataaaaatatattttcaaatacatTATACTGTctatacttttaaaagaaatttttatatttataaatcgAAAATATCAACAATAGCTCGTATATCGTTGTATTACTTCACAGTTGACACTACGTTACCACATCCAAATATGAGGTACTCAGATTAATTACAACCTTtgcgacaaaaaaaaaggattaattaCATCCTCTTTCTCCATGACTACATTACTAGCTTGTCTAATTGGTTACATTAAAGATTTTacattattgtatattttgtatagaaGAAGCATGAGAATTGTTATTATTAACTTGGTCAGCGTCTGAAAGTGTGTATGGTATATTGTTATAATTGGCTTTATATTGACGTACGTATactcttaattagttttttaagCAGTACTTAATTATAGCTATTATAAAATGGGATAGTCAGACACTAAGGACAGACAGATCTAGCAAGGCCAAACGATGATGATAAGCCATCTAATAAGTAATACTACTAGTTAATTAAATTTCGTTTTCAGTAACCAAACCAGAATATTCAAGTCCACACGTAATACATAATAATACTATTGTATCCTTGAACTCTTCAAACTTCTACATCATATGATGTTTACAAGTTGCtaatatatagaatattaaaaaaaaaaacaaaaactctggactcatttgttttctttgtaaagagtaaagacttttacactttttaagTCTTTAGGATGTGTAAAGAATAATTAAGGATGTAATTCGGTACAAACGCAACAACCACGTTTTTAATCATCTGTTTAATTAGAGTATTTGTTTTGTTCCACTTTCAAATTTGTCGATTATACCATATAGTGCAACTGAGGTAAAACAATAAATTCAGTCgcattttgaaaagaaaaaaaaaattgatattgcTTAAAGGAATTAATTACACAAActataatatattctttttttaccGAATTATATACTAtcatattttatctaaaaaactACTACTTGAGATGCTGAAAAAACTAGTTGAAGTGCttctgatataattttaaattgcCCACTCAgcgtaagatatatatatatacatatgctCTTGAACAATGGAGGATTAAGTTAAgtatagtattgtttttttttttttaattcttttttaacGAATATAGtcaggaaaacaaaaataattcgCATCAATCTCtatgttttttggttaataAGAATATTGGACAGTGAAAAAGTCATACTTTAATTTTTCCATACTATATGCATACTCCATCGACTAGTCAGTCGTCTTGAGATGTGCGAGTGGCGCATTTGTACACGTGTCACATGCTAAGACGTTTAGTCGATCCGACGTGGACGAGAATACCGATGTGTCAAGTGGATTCCAGCTGGCATCTACTTTGATAAAGAGTTGGATATGACTTGTAAAGTaatccaacaatttttttttttttttaaaacaacttaGTATAAATTACCTTAATAACAACATGTGTCCCTAGCATATATGTAGCTTACTTTGTTTGTAAGATGTCGCAATAAATCCAATTTTGTTAAGTAAAAAACTCTTATCTCATTCTTACGTGTATAGCGATAACTCACTTGTAGATAGATCTTCAGTTGTTTACCAAACTTAGACAATTTACTACTACTAGCTAATCATTTTCATTAAGGGTATATATTCGAGGAGCCAAAAGaattatatttctatttccttttatagtataaattttaaatgaattgATTAGGTATAGGTCGTGTATTAGGAGAAGTGTATATACACAGGCTGTCGTCTGAGCTTTATATACCTTTTGTTCTTCGAATGATGCAAAATAAACAGCTGGCCGTATCGCAACAAGACACTGTCATCGTTGTTGGTGTACGCAAAGGATAATAcacatttttgtgtttctaactTTCCATTCGTAATAATggttcttttaattattatccTTTGACGTCAATTTAAATTGGTTAACAAAAAAACCGATTaaccaaacatcaaataaattatactaatatatagAACAATGATGTGATTTGTCACCCTATTCGTCCTACGATTATAattggttaacaaaaaaaaatgattgtacACTATGAGTTTGAATGGTAATTGAGGTCACGGTGACCAAATCCATCTGCGCTCTGGACCGCTCCATTTTTAAAGCGGATTACAGACTGTTGcggaccaactctatttgtatgtAAAAGCGGTCCGCAGTTGGTCCGCTGCAGTCTTGTCTTTGCTTTATTTGTATCGTACCACTGCAGACTATATTtgctgaatggtaaataaaaagcggttCAGTCTAGTGATAAATTTGTCCACCCCAACCACTACAACCATTTACACCCTATATCATTGGCATTTGGTCACTATCCTAAAAACTGGTAGATACTTGTAAAGCAATATAGAAAACATTTTGTATactcttcattttattttctataaatattgATAGGTCATTAAAAACCCTATTTAATTTATCCAGAATAATTCATTATTCgtaggaattaaaaaaaaatcatggacCTACCTAAAACTTCCAATAACTCTATTATTTCCCTTTATTATAtaacacataaataaaaagaattaaaaaacgCATTTAAAATCCTATTAATCacggttttttttaaaatcttcatACACACTTTTGCTAATCACAGtcaaaacaatttaataatttttaattaagtaaaaagttaaacaaattcaaaataaaaactgcCATGtggtatcttcttcttcttctctgtttctttctctctctctcttcctttaaGAACGCGTTGCAGACTTTGATCAGACTTCGCGTTCCCGCCgcccatctctttctctctcacacgtttctttttttttgtctctctcccTAATTAATCGGCGTAGCTGTGTGACCCGATCAACATTGCAAATTTCTCAACTTTAaacctctctttctttcaaaaaCCCAAATCACAAGATTTCTTCAaacactctatttttttttctcttctatgGCGTTATCGAAAAATAGtaacagcagcaacaacaataaGAAGAATGTTTCGTACATCTCAGTCCCTTCTCAGATCATAAActcattatcttcttcctctttacaATCCCTTCTTGTTTCTCCcaagaaatcatcatcaagaagcAGCAACACCAACAGATTCAGCTTCTCTTACAGAAACCCTAGGATCTGGTTctttactctctttctcttctcactCTTTGGTATGTTGAAACTCGGATTCAACGTTGACCcaatctctctccctttctcacGTTACCCTTGTTCGACTAATCAACCATTAAGCTTCGACGGTGAGCAGAGAGCTGAATCTCATCTGGGTTTGGCTCTAAACTCGAATTCGTCTTCTGGGTATTCGAATTCGAGTGAGATTAGTCAATCAGACGGTGGGAAGAACGGGACTTTGTTAACTGAGGAAGGTGATTTCTGGAAACAACCTGATGGGTTAGGGTTTAAGCCGTGTTTGGGATTTACAAGTCAGTATAGAAAAGATAGCAATTCGATTTTGAAGAACAGATGGAAGTATCTTCTTGTCGTTGTCTCTGGTGGGATGAATCAGCAAAGGAATCAGATTGTTGATGCTGTTGTCATCGCTAGGATCCTTGGAGCTTCTCTTGTTGTTCCTGTTTTGCAGGTGAATGTCATCTGGGGAGACGAAAGGTATAATACTTAAAAAACTCATTATTTCTGAAACAAGAGGTTATGATAATGTGAAGTTGTTGATCTaattgtcttgtttgtttgttgcaatTTTAGTGAATTTGCGGATATATTCGATTTGGAGCATTTCAAGAATGTGTTAGCGGATGATGTCCATATAGTTTCGTCTTTACCTTCTACTCATGTAATGACGAGACCTGTGGAAGAGAAGAGAACTCCACTTCATGCTTCTCCTCAATGGATCCGTGCTCATTACCTCAAGCGAGTAAGATCTCTTATAAAAACTATCTCTGattgaatgtgtttgtttgaCTATAGATTGAGATAATAATAGTGtttctttcctctgtttctacAGATCAACAGAGAAAGAGTTCTACTTCTCCGTGGCCTCGATTCAAGACTCTCCAAGGACCTTCCTTCTGATCTTCAGAAACTACGATGCAAGGTAGCTTTCCAAGCGCTGAGATTTTCTCCGAGGATTCTTGAACTCGGTAAC
The Camelina sativa cultivar DH55 chromosome 6, Cs, whole genome shotgun sequence genome window above contains:
- the LOC104793392 gene encoding uncharacterized protein At1g04910; this translates as MALSKNSNSSNNNKKNVSYISVPSQIINSLSSSSLQSLLVSPKKSSSRSSNTNRFSFSYRNPRIWFFTLFLFSLFGMLKLGFNVDPISLPFSRYPCSTNQPLSFDGEQRAESHLGLALNSNSSSGYSNSSEISQSDGGKNGTLLTEEGDFWKQPDGLGFKPCLGFTSQYRKDSNSILKNRWKYLLVVVSGGMNQQRNQIVDAVVIARILGASLVVPVLQVNVIWGDESEFADIFDLEHFKNVLADDVHIVSSLPSTHVMTRPVEEKRTPLHASPQWIRAHYLKRINRERVLLLRGLDSRLSKDLPSDLQKLRCKVAFQALRFSPRILELGNKLASRMRNQGQYLSLHLRMEKDVWVRTGCLPGLTPEYDEIVNSERERHPELLTGRSNMTYHQRKLAGLCPLTALEVTRLLKALEAPKDARIYWAGGEPLGGKVVLEPLTKEFPQFYNKHDLALPGELEPFAKKASVMAAIDYIVCENSDVFIPSHGGNMGHALQGQRAYAGHKKYITPNKRQMLPYFMNSSLPESDFNRIVKDLHRESLGQPELRMSKAGKDVTKHPVPECMCSDRQQQQR